Proteins encoded together in one Salarchaeum sp. JOR-1 window:
- a CDS encoding flippase-like domain-containing protein codes for MSDASVEVSVVLPAYNEEDTIRETVETTLATLDGFLPAGSFEVVVAEDGCDDRTPEIADEFAAADSRVRHFHSDERLGRGGALDFAFERAAGDVLVYFDTDLATDMRHLEELVESVRSGEYDVATGSRWLPGNVADRPAKRGIPSRGFNFATRLLLGSDLRDHQCGFKAFSREAFESLHGDVEDKHWFWDTEMLVRAQRRGFRVNEFAVDWTPKGDSKVDLVRDVFGMGSQILRCFWEFRVSPYASRRTGMAVGVLLSILAFALMFVYIDTDTFVREVSNADPALVAAGAAVYVASWPLRGLRYRDILAELGYDGSVGFLTGAVFISQTGNLVIPARAGDAIRAYIVKARRGVPYRTGFASLAVERVFDLLTITVLAGSVLVGLALFAPGTLVELATTASGVGVEGNAGAVQQAVVVATVVGALAIGSVALIVWSARSDTNYVRRVVNWASDDSYTEYVAGVFEDFVTDVQRVAGTARGFARVGGTSVLVWTIDVATALLVFRAFGLSLPLVDLVAVGFFAVSVGNLSKVIPGPPGGIGIYEAAFAAIVHTLLPVSFATAVAVAIVDHVVKNVVTVAGGAGSMIWLNVSLTEAVDGTVEPETEEEAAVSSSR; via the coding sequence ATGAGCGATGCGTCCGTCGAGGTGAGCGTCGTCCTCCCGGCGTACAACGAGGAGGACACCATCCGGGAGACGGTGGAGACGACGCTCGCGACGCTCGACGGCTTCCTGCCCGCGGGGAGTTTCGAGGTCGTGGTGGCGGAGGACGGCTGTGACGACCGGACGCCCGAGATCGCGGACGAATTCGCGGCCGCGGACTCGCGAGTGCGGCACTTCCACTCGGACGAACGCCTCGGTCGGGGCGGCGCGCTGGACTTCGCGTTCGAGCGCGCGGCGGGCGACGTGCTCGTGTACTTCGACACCGACCTCGCGACCGACATGCGTCACCTGGAGGAACTCGTGGAGAGCGTGCGGTCGGGCGAGTACGACGTGGCGACGGGGTCGCGGTGGCTCCCCGGGAACGTCGCGGACCGCCCGGCGAAGCGCGGCATCCCCTCCCGGGGATTCAACTTCGCGACGCGACTCCTGCTCGGATCCGACCTGCGCGACCACCAGTGCGGGTTCAAGGCGTTCAGTCGGGAGGCGTTCGAGTCGTTACATGGCGACGTGGAGGACAAGCACTGGTTCTGGGACACGGAGATGCTCGTGCGCGCCCAGCGCAGGGGGTTTCGGGTGAATGAGTTCGCGGTAGACTGGACGCCGAAGGGCGACTCGAAAGTCGACCTCGTCCGCGACGTGTTCGGGATGGGGTCGCAGATTCTCCGGTGTTTCTGGGAGTTCCGGGTGTCGCCGTACGCGAGCCGGCGGACGGGAATGGCCGTCGGCGTCCTCCTGTCGATTCTGGCGTTCGCGCTGATGTTCGTCTACATCGACACCGACACGTTCGTTCGGGAGGTGTCGAACGCTGATCCGGCGCTCGTCGCGGCGGGCGCGGCCGTGTACGTCGCGTCGTGGCCGCTCCGCGGACTCCGCTACCGCGACATCCTCGCGGAGCTCGGGTACGACGGGAGCGTGGGGTTCCTCACGGGCGCGGTGTTCATCAGTCAGACGGGGAACCTGGTGATACCGGCGCGGGCGGGTGACGCCATCCGCGCGTACATCGTGAAGGCGCGGCGGGGCGTGCCGTACAGGACGGGGTTCGCGTCGCTCGCGGTCGAGCGCGTGTTCGACCTGCTCACCATCACGGTGCTCGCGGGGAGCGTGCTCGTCGGTCTCGCGCTGTTCGCGCCGGGAACGCTCGTCGAGCTCGCGACCACCGCGTCCGGCGTCGGCGTGGAGGGGAACGCCGGGGCCGTCCAGCAGGCCGTCGTCGTCGCCACCGTCGTGGGCGCGCTCGCCATCGGCTCCGTCGCTCTCATCGTCTGGTCGGCGCGCTCGGACACGAACTACGTCCGCCGGGTGGTGAACTGGGCGAGCGACGACTCGTACACGGAGTACGTCGCGGGCGTCTTCGAGGACTTCGTGACGGACGTCCAGCGCGTCGCCGGCACTGCGCGCGGGTTCGCCCGCGTCGGCGGGACGAGCGTTCTGGTCTGGACTATCGACGTGGCGACGGCGCTCCTCGTGTTCCGCGCGTTCGGCCTCAGCCTCCCGCTCGTCGACCTCGTCGCGGTCGGCTTCTTCGCGGTGAGCGTCGGGAACCTCTCGAAGGTGATTCCGGGGCCGCCGGGCGGTATCGGCATCTACGAGGCCGCGTTCGCCGCGATCGTCCATACGCTCCTGCCGGTGTCGTTCGCCACGGCGGTCGCCGTCGCCATCGTCGACCACGTCGTGAAGAACGTCGTCACGGTCGCTGGCGGCGCGGGGTCGATGATTTGGTTGAACGTCTCGCTCACCGAGGCCGTGGACGGCACGGTCGAACCGGAGACCGAGGAGGAGGCGGCAGTCAGTAGTAGTCGGTGA
- a CDS encoding DUF84 family protein, with product MRIAVGSENPVKREATERATAALNATVTTEGVPSGVSEQPMTESETREGARNRAERALAAGDYDLGVGLEGGVAPADDALLLTMWAAVTDGDTTGLGGGPRFVLPDGIAARVRAGEELGPVMDDVVGAENVARSEGAAGALTGDLVDRESALRHALAGALGPFVTDYY from the coding sequence ATGCGAATCGCAGTCGGGAGCGAGAACCCCGTGAAGCGCGAGGCGACCGAGCGCGCGACCGCCGCGCTGAACGCCACCGTCACCACGGAGGGCGTGCCGTCGGGCGTATCGGAACAGCCGATGACCGAGTCGGAGACGCGCGAGGGCGCGCGCAACCGGGCGGAACGCGCGCTCGCCGCCGGCGACTACGACCTCGGTGTCGGCCTCGAAGGCGGCGTCGCCCCCGCGGACGACGCCCTCCTGCTCACGATGTGGGCGGCCGTGACGGACGGCGACACCACCGGGTTGGGGGGCGGCCCGCGGTTCGTCCTCCCCGACGGCATCGCGGCGCGCGTGCGGGCCGGCGAGGAACTCGGGCCCGTGATGGACGACGTCGTCGGTGCGGAGAACGTCGCACGATCCGAGGGCGCGGCGGGCGCGCTCACCGGCGACCTCGTCGACAGGGAATCTGCGCTCCGCCACGCGCTCGCGGGCGCGCTCGGCCCGTTCGTCACCGACTACTACTGA
- a CDS encoding transcription initiation factor IIB family protein: MTNQRIQSRTQETTEAETESEESNECPECGGLVIQDEEHGESVCMDCGLVVEEDGIDRGPEWRAFDSAEKDEKSRVGAPTTNTMHDKGLSTNIDWRDKDAYGNSLSSNQRQKMQRLRKWNERFRTRDAKERNLKQALGEIDRMASALGLPDNVRETASVIYRRALEEDLLPGRSIEGVSTSCVYAAARQAGVPRSLDEIADVSRVEKAEIARTYRYVVRELGLEVRPADPESYVPRFASSLELSDEAEHRARELLQTAKDKGVHSGKSPVGLAAAAVYAAALLTNEKTTQAKVSEVADISEVTIRNRYHELLEAEDSIPV, encoded by the coding sequence ATGACTAACCAGCGCATACAATCCCGAACGCAAGAGACGACCGAAGCGGAAACCGAGAGCGAGGAGTCCAACGAATGCCCCGAGTGCGGCGGCCTCGTCATCCAGGACGAGGAACACGGCGAGTCCGTCTGCATGGACTGCGGCCTCGTCGTCGAGGAGGACGGCATCGACCGTGGCCCGGAGTGGCGCGCCTTTGACTCCGCGGAGAAAGACGAGAAGAGCCGCGTGGGCGCACCCACCACGAACACGATGCACGACAAAGGGTTGTCCACGAACATCGACTGGCGGGACAAGGACGCCTACGGCAACAGCCTCTCCTCGAACCAGCGCCAGAAGATGCAGCGCCTCCGCAAGTGGAACGAGCGCTTCCGCACTCGGGACGCAAAGGAGCGCAACCTGAAGCAGGCGCTCGGCGAAATCGACCGGATGGCGTCGGCGCTCGGCCTCCCGGACAACGTCCGCGAGACGGCGTCGGTCATCTATCGGCGCGCGCTCGAAGAAGACCTCCTGCCCGGCCGCAGCATCGAGGGCGTCTCCACCTCGTGCGTGTACGCCGCCGCGCGCCAGGCCGGCGTCCCCCGCAGCCTCGACGAAATCGCGGACGTGAGCCGCGTCGAGAAGGCCGAAATCGCCCGCACGTACCGGTACGTCGTGCGCGAACTCGGCCTCGAAGTGCGGCCCGCCGACCCCGAGAGCTACGTGCCGCGCTTTGCGTCCAGCCTCGAACTCTCCGACGAGGCCGAACACCGCGCCCGCGAACTCCTCCAGACCGCGAAGGACAAGGGCGTTCACTCCGGGAAGTCCCCCGTCGGTCTCGCCGCCGCGGCCGTCTACGCCGCCGCGCTCCTCACGAACGAGAAGACCACGCAGGCGAAAGTCAGCGAGGTCGCGGACATCAGCGAGGTCACGATCCGCAACCGCTACCACGAGCTCCTCGAAGCCGAGGACTCGATTCCCGTCTAG
- a CDS encoding type I 3-dehydroquinate dehydratase: MEFTEFTLAASTDTLADEPAAREHADCLEFRMDLASDPLAALDDYDGALPLLATNRAAWEGGDAADDDARLDALCEAVAHDAVEAVDIELESMLDGDGTRVRDAARDADVSVVVSVHDFEGTPLRQDMRGLLGNAVEYGDVGKLAVTAQDRQDALDLLTVTHEYALADEPVATMAMGEAGRHTRAVAPVYGSRIGYAPVRAADATAPGQYDLETLRALVDDLR; the protein is encoded by the coding sequence ATGGAGTTCACGGAGTTCACGCTCGCCGCCTCGACGGACACGCTCGCGGATGAACCCGCGGCGCGCGAGCACGCCGACTGCCTGGAGTTCCGGATGGATCTCGCGAGCGACCCGCTCGCCGCGCTCGACGACTACGACGGCGCGCTCCCCCTGCTCGCGACGAACCGCGCGGCGTGGGAGGGCGGCGACGCCGCGGACGACGACGCCCGCCTCGACGCGCTCTGCGAGGCCGTCGCGCACGACGCGGTCGAAGCAGTGGATATCGAGTTGGAGTCGATGCTGGACGGCGACGGCACGCGCGTGCGGGACGCCGCGCGGGACGCGGACGTGTCAGTGGTGGTGTCGGTGCACGACTTCGAGGGGACGCCGCTCCGCCAGGACATGCGCGGCCTCCTCGGGAACGCCGTGGAGTACGGCGACGTGGGGAAGCTCGCCGTCACGGCCCAGGACAGACAGGACGCGCTCGACCTCCTCACGGTGACGCACGAGTACGCGCTGGCGGACGAACCGGTGGCGACGATGGCGATGGGGGAAGCCGGCCGGCACACGCGCGCCGTCGCGCCCGTCTACGGCTCCAGAATCGGGTACGCGCCCGTCCGGGCCGCGGACGCGACCGCGCCCGGCCAGTACGACCTCGAAACCCTCCGCGCGCTCGTCGACGACCTGCGGTAG
- a CDS encoding MGMT family protein, with protein MSGLYARHSDYLDRYVQLGLAGDRLISVSVPTAPDEDASDDHALLDRLFAYLEGVEDDFRDVEIGLTVPTTHRNVIEQVREIPYGDQLSVEALARITPGLDPDDPDDLDEVRAALAENPLPIVVPDHRVRDGPSAAPPEVEQKLRALEDL; from the coding sequence ATGAGCGGCCTCTACGCACGCCACTCCGACTACCTCGACCGCTACGTCCAACTCGGCCTCGCCGGCGACCGCCTCATCAGCGTCTCCGTCCCCACCGCCCCCGACGAGGACGCGAGCGACGACCACGCCCTCCTCGACCGACTCTTCGCCTACCTCGAAGGCGTCGAGGACGACTTCCGGGACGTCGAAATCGGCCTCACCGTCCCGACCACCCACCGGAACGTCATCGAACAGGTCAGAGAAATCCCCTACGGCGACCAGCTCTCCGTCGAAGCCCTCGCCCGCATCACGCCCGGCCTCGACCCCGACGACCCCGACGACCTCGACGAGGTGCGGGCGGCGCTCGCCGAGAACCCCCTCCCGATCGTCGTCCCCGACCACCGCGTCCGCGACGGCCCCAGCGCCGCCCCGCCCGAAGTCGAGCAGAAACTCCGCGCGCTCGAAGACCTCTAA
- the trpC gene encoding indole-3-glycerol phosphate synthase, giving the protein MDESELAPAVRSILDAARERTHDGERLSVEPRSLTDAFAAAEADGRVPLVAEVKPTSPTTDGTRDVNPVEAARAMVEGGAAALSVLTEPAHFGGSTETLERVRDAVDVPVLRKDFIVREEQLDAVAADVVLLIARFVDDLDGLLAAARDRGFQVLVETHTRQEVARALAAGADVVGVNNRDLAKLDVSLETFESVAPEVPDNVTTVAESGISTRDDVRRMRAAGADALLVGSAVMDDTPDAIRAHTRDLT; this is encoded by the coding sequence ATGGACGAGTCAGAGTTGGCGCCGGCGGTGCGCTCGATCCTCGACGCCGCGCGCGAGAGAACACACGACGGCGAGCGGCTCTCGGTCGAACCGCGGTCGCTCACCGACGCGTTCGCGGCCGCGGAGGCCGACGGCCGCGTCCCGCTCGTCGCGGAGGTGAAACCCACGAGTCCGACCACCGACGGCACGCGCGACGTGAACCCCGTCGAGGCCGCACGAGCGATGGTGGAGGGCGGCGCGGCTGCGCTCTCCGTGCTCACCGAGCCAGCGCACTTCGGCGGGAGCACGGAGACGCTCGAACGCGTGCGAGACGCGGTGGACGTGCCCGTCCTCCGGAAGGACTTCATCGTGCGCGAGGAGCAACTGGACGCCGTCGCGGCGGACGTGGTGTTGCTCATCGCGCGGTTCGTGGACGACCTCGACGGCCTGCTCGCGGCGGCGCGCGACCGCGGCTTCCAGGTGCTCGTGGAGACCCACACCCGCCAGGAGGTCGCGCGAGCGCTCGCCGCCGGCGCGGACGTCGTCGGCGTGAACAACCGCGACCTCGCGAAACTCGACGTGTCCCTCGAAACGTTCGAGTCGGTGGCGCCCGAAGTACCCGATAACGTGACGACGGTCGCGGAGAGCGGAATCAGCACGCGAGACGACGTGCGGCGGATGCGGGCGGCGGGCGCGGACGCCCTGCTCGTCGGCTCGGCCGTGATGGACGACACGCCCGACGCCATCCGGGCGCACACGCGAGACCTAACATGA
- the trpB gene encoding tryptophan synthase subunit beta, with amino-acid sequence MSEKTFGDYGGQYVPEALMPALTELEDAYQRYVLENEDGFVDEFEERLRDFGGRPTPLQRADNLSERYGFDVYLKREDLLHGGAHKLNNALGQALLAKYMGKERVIAETGAGQHGTATAMACASLDLDCEIYMGRTDINRQRPNVYRMRIHGADVNPVDIGSGTLKEATNEAMRDWSRTVEDTHYVIGSVVGPHPFPTMVRDFQSVISEEAREQFREQVGRLPEAVIACAGGGSNTMGAFHEFVDAQPRSAGRASAEQGEAVSLYAVEAGGSGLGVDSEQSYAPNSASLGTGTEGVLHGARTKLLQTPEGQIVESHSVSAGLDYAGVGPELAHLVDEGRVTPVNVDDDAALNAFHRLATEEGIIPALESSHALAYLEEYAEQRSASGPVMVNVSGRGDKDLDTVIEESTERDIANAPDMEVYQ; translated from the coding sequence ATGAGTGAGAAAACGTTCGGCGACTACGGCGGACAGTACGTCCCCGAGGCCCTGATGCCCGCGCTGACGGAGCTCGAGGACGCCTACCAGCGCTACGTGCTGGAGAACGAGGACGGCTTCGTCGACGAGTTCGAGGAGCGCCTCCGCGACTTCGGCGGGCGCCCGACCCCGCTCCAGCGCGCGGACAACCTCTCCGAGCGGTACGGCTTCGACGTCTACCTCAAGCGCGAAGACCTCCTGCACGGCGGCGCGCACAAGCTCAACAACGCGCTCGGCCAGGCCCTGCTGGCGAAGTACATGGGGAAAGAGCGCGTCATCGCGGAGACGGGCGCGGGCCAGCACGGCACCGCGACGGCGATGGCGTGCGCGTCCCTGGATTTGGACTGCGAGATCTACATGGGTCGCACGGACATCAACCGCCAGCGGCCGAACGTCTACCGGATGCGCATCCACGGCGCGGACGTGAACCCCGTCGACATCGGGTCTGGGACGCTGAAGGAAGCGACGAACGAGGCGATGCGGGACTGGTCGCGCACGGTCGAGGACACGCACTACGTCATCGGGAGCGTGGTCGGTCCACACCCGTTCCCGACGATGGTGCGGGACTTCCAGTCCGTCATCAGCGAGGAGGCCCGCGAGCAGTTCCGAGAGCAGGTCGGCCGCCTCCCCGAGGCCGTTATCGCGTGTGCGGGCGGGGGGTCGAACACGATGGGCGCGTTCCACGAGTTCGTGGACGCGCAACCGCGTTCCGCGGGCCGAGCGAGCGCTGAGCAGGGCGAGGCCGTCTCCCTGTACGCCGTCGAGGCGGGCGGGAGCGGGCTCGGCGTCGATAGCGAGCAGTCGTACGCGCCGAACTCCGCGAGCCTCGGCACGGGCACGGAGGGCGTGTTGCACGGCGCGCGCACCAAGCTTCTCCAGACGCCGGAGGGCCAAATCGTGGAGTCCCATTCGGTTTCCGCCGGCCTCGACTACGCGGGCGTCGGCCCCGAACTCGCGCACCTCGTGGACGAGGGCCGCGTCACGCCCGTGAACGTGGACGACGACGCGGCGCTGAACGCCTTCCACCGGCTCGCCACGGAGGAGGGCATCATCCCCGCGCTCGAATCCAGTCACGCGCTCGCGTACCTGGAGGAGTACGCGGAGCAACGCTCCGCGTCGGGCCCGGTGATGGTGAACGTCTCCGGTCGCGGGGACAAAGACCTCGACACGGTCATCGAGGAGTCCACGGAGCGCGACATCGCGAACGCGCCCGACATGGAGGTGTACCAGTGA
- the trpA gene encoding tryptophan synthase subunit alpha has translation MSDLEAAFDGDPALVSYIAAGDPSAEQTKEYVHALVEGGSDVIELGLPFSEPIAEGPTIQKAVKRALDAGMTPERYLDLVRELREEGVEVPLVCMTYYNLLLQHGQASRSDAERASGEGSDARASPEAFVADAAEAGIDGFVIPDLPVDEADDLKAACDEHGLDLVFIVAPTTTDDRLERMLSKASGFVYVQGRMGTTGARDDVSEDAHGSLGRLQEASIPKAVGFGISTGEHAREIVAGGADGIIVGSAFVDLIAEHAADGTAAERLREKARELKNGAVAKETPESQST, from the coding sequence GTGAGCGACCTCGAAGCGGCGTTCGACGGCGACCCCGCGCTCGTCTCCTACATCGCCGCCGGCGACCCGAGCGCGGAGCAGACGAAGGAGTACGTCCACGCGCTCGTCGAGGGCGGGAGCGACGTCATCGAACTCGGCCTCCCGTTCTCGGAACCCATCGCGGAGGGCCCGACGATTCAGAAGGCCGTGAAGCGCGCGCTCGACGCCGGCATGACGCCCGAGCGCTACCTCGACCTCGTCCGCGAACTGCGCGAGGAGGGCGTCGAGGTGCCGCTCGTCTGCATGACGTACTACAATCTCCTGCTCCAGCACGGGCAGGCGTCGCGGAGCGACGCCGAACGCGCGAGCGGGGAGGGAAGCGATGCGCGAGCGTCGCCGGAGGCGTTCGTCGCTGACGCCGCCGAAGCGGGTATCGACGGCTTCGTCATCCCGGACTTGCCGGTGGACGAGGCGGACGACCTGAAGGCGGCGTGCGACGAGCACGGCCTCGACCTGGTGTTCATCGTCGCGCCGACGACGACGGACGACCGCCTCGAACGCATGCTGTCGAAGGCGTCCGGGTTCGTGTACGTGCAGGGCCGGATGGGGACGACGGGCGCGCGCGACGACGTGAGCGAGGACGCGCACGGCAGCCTCGGCCGCTTGCAGGAGGCGTCCATCCCGAAGGCGGTCGGGTTCGGTATCAGCACGGGCGAGCACGCCCGCGAAATCGTCGCGGGCGGCGCGGACGGCATCATCGTCGGGAGCGCGTTCGTCGACCTGATAGCCGAGCACGCCGCGGACGGAACGGCGGCGGAGCGGTTGCGGGAGAAGGCGCGGGAGTTGAAGAACGGAGCGGTCGCGAAAGAGACGCCGGAATCACAATCGACATAG
- a CDS encoding 2-amino-3,7-dideoxy-D-threo-hept-6-ulosonate synthase has translation MNSTGKSARLDRIGTDGKLVTIPMDHGITLGAVEGLKDIESTIDAVTRGGADAVLTQKGIAPRVHPNKNGKGYIVHLNASTTIGPDANDKRRTGTVEEAVRAGADAVSFHINVGSDHEPDQLADLARVTDEADRLGIPVLAMAYARGPGVDEHDARNLGHAVRLAEEAGADVVKTAYSGDSESFEHVVESTAKPVIIAGGSPQGDLATLEAVRGAMDAGAKGVSMGRTVFQHDDPKAISEAVAAVVHDDAAPADALDAAGL, from the coding sequence ATGAATTCTACCGGGAAATCCGCACGACTCGACCGAATCGGGACAGACGGGAAGCTAGTGACGATTCCGATGGATCACGGCATCACGCTCGGCGCCGTCGAGGGCCTGAAGGACATCGAATCGACTATCGACGCCGTGACGCGCGGCGGCGCTGACGCCGTGCTCACGCAGAAGGGTATCGCGCCGCGCGTCCACCCGAACAAGAACGGGAAGGGCTACATCGTCCACCTCAACGCTTCCACGACCATCGGCCCGGACGCGAACGACAAGCGCCGCACAGGGACGGTTGAGGAGGCCGTTCGGGCGGGCGCGGACGCCGTCTCCTTCCACATCAACGTCGGGAGCGACCACGAACCCGACCAGCTCGCCGACCTCGCGCGCGTGACGGACGAGGCCGACCGGCTCGGCATCCCCGTGCTAGCGATGGCGTACGCGCGCGGGCCCGGCGTGGACGAACACGACGCGCGCAACCTCGGGCACGCCGTCCGACTCGCCGAGGAGGCGGGCGCGGACGTGGTGAAGACCGCGTACTCGGGCGACAGCGAGAGCTTCGAGCACGTCGTCGAGTCCACCGCGAAGCCGGTGATCATCGCCGGCGGCAGTCCGCAGGGCGACCTCGCGACCCTCGAAGCCGTGCGCGGCGCGATGGACGCCGGCGCGAAGGGCGTCTCGATGGGGCGAACGGTGTTCCAGCACGACGACCCGAAGGCCATCTCGGAGGCCGTCGCCGCGGTCGTGCACGACGACGCAGCGCCCGCGGACGCGCTCGACGCGGCCGGCCTGTAG
- a CDS encoding 3-dehydroquinate synthase II produces the protein MTERAVWLKADDSVGDWETRKRRITAGLEAGVDWVLVDESDVERVRELGSVNVAAFERDDVDVIGEAESETEADCYVVGKDGEGDGTVDLPSDFSGSADLSALRRKDDVGGAYVRILGEEYESFAEAAAEDAAYTLVVGEDWTIIPLENLIARIGEETTLVAGVTTAEEAETAFETLDIGADAVLLDSDDPDEIRRTVRVRDAARRETLDLEWVTVTAVEEAGSADRVCVDTGTLMGDDEGMLVGSMSRGLFFVHAETADSPYVASRPFRVNAGAVHAYVRTADGGTKYLAELGSGDDVQIVDTDGHTREGVVGRAKIERRPMFRVEAETAAGDRIETLLQNAETIKVATREGRTAVTDLEAGDEVKVYLEEGGRHFGEAIEERIIEQ, from the coding sequence ATGACCGAACGCGCCGTCTGGCTGAAGGCGGACGACTCCGTTGGGGACTGGGAGACGCGGAAACGACGCATCACCGCCGGCCTGGAAGCCGGCGTGGACTGGGTGCTCGTGGACGAATCGGACGTGGAGCGCGTCCGCGAACTCGGGAGCGTGAACGTCGCCGCGTTCGAGCGCGACGACGTGGACGTGATCGGAGAGGCCGAATCCGAGACCGAGGCGGACTGTTACGTCGTCGGAAAAGACGGCGAGGGCGACGGAACCGTCGACCTGCCCAGCGATTTCTCGGGGAGCGCCGACCTCTCCGCGCTCCGCCGGAAGGACGACGTGGGCGGTGCGTACGTCCGCATCCTCGGAGAGGAGTACGAGTCGTTCGCTGAGGCCGCGGCCGAGGACGCCGCGTACACCCTCGTCGTCGGCGAGGACTGGACTATTATTCCCCTCGAAAACCTCATCGCGCGCATCGGCGAGGAGACGACGCTCGTCGCGGGCGTCACCACCGCCGAGGAGGCCGAGACGGCGTTCGAGACCCTGGACATCGGCGCGGACGCCGTCCTCCTCGACTCGGACGACCCGGACGAGATTCGGCGTACGGTTCGGGTTCGGGACGCCGCGCGCCGCGAGACCCTCGACCTCGAATGGGTGACCGTCACCGCGGTCGAGGAGGCCGGGAGCGCCGACCGCGTCTGCGTCGATACGGGCACGCTGATGGGCGACGACGAGGGGATGCTCGTCGGCTCGATGTCCAGGGGGCTGTTCTTCGTGCACGCCGAGACCGCTGACTCGCCGTACGTCGCGAGCAGGCCGTTCCGCGTGAACGCCGGCGCGGTGCACGCGTACGTCCGCACGGCCGACGGCGGCACGAAGTACCTCGCGGAACTCGGGAGCGGGGACGACGTGCAGATAGTGGACACGGACGGCCACACTCGCGAGGGCGTCGTCGGGCGCGCGAAAATCGAACGCCGTCCGATGTTCCGCGTCGAAGCCGAGACCGCGGCGGGCGACCGGATCGAGACGCTCCTCCAGAACGCGGAGACGATCAAGGTCGCCACCCGCGAGGGCCGGACGGCCGTCACCGACCTCGAAGCGGGCGACGAGGTGAAGGTCTATCTCGAGGAGGGCGGCCGTCACTTCGGCGAAGCCATCGAGGAGCGAATCATCGAACAGTAG
- a CDS encoding universal stress protein → MPIVVPFDGSALSRAALRRAKLFQSVLDERLVAVTVIEHDAQYARERGWLDDEEEFDSDRVVAAVHETVTEIAPEADFRHELLGRRASSGAVARHVRSMAREEDASIVFVGSENAGDLVSSVSSVGSSVAADDYYDVFIVRHTERDAGAQPAEEYR, encoded by the coding sequence ATGCCGATTGTCGTCCCGTTCGACGGATCTGCGTTGTCTCGAGCGGCGCTCCGGCGTGCGAAACTCTTTCAGTCAGTGCTCGACGAACGCCTCGTCGCCGTCACCGTCATCGAACACGACGCCCAGTACGCCCGCGAGCGCGGCTGGCTCGACGACGAGGAGGAGTTCGACTCGGATCGCGTCGTCGCCGCTGTCCACGAGACGGTCACAGAGATAGCGCCCGAGGCCGACTTCCGCCACGAACTTCTCGGGCGTCGCGCGTCCTCGGGCGCGGTCGCCCGCCACGTCCGGAGCATGGCGCGCGAGGAGGACGCGAGCATCGTCTTCGTCGGCAGCGAGAACGCAGGTGACCTCGTCTCGTCCGTGAGCAGCGTCGGAAGCAGCGTCGCCGCCGACGACTACTACGACGTGTTCATCGTCCGCCACACCGAACGCGACGCGGGCGCACAGCCCGCAGAAGAGTACCGCTGA
- a CDS encoding zinc ribbon domain-containing protein — translation MALNRRGLLAAALSFVYPGLGQLYRRAWLRALAWVALAVALAYLLTPPELLTAFEEQGLAVFETATIPVELTLALLVIRVLSAADAYFLTAAQTADRETALADAVPTPGRTETETDAAAGAEAAATCPNCGREIDDDLDFCPWCTYEFENGE, via the coding sequence GTGGCTCTGAACCGACGCGGTCTCCTCGCCGCCGCTCTCTCGTTCGTCTACCCCGGCCTCGGCCAGCTCTACCGCCGCGCGTGGCTCCGCGCCCTCGCCTGGGTCGCGCTCGCCGTCGCCCTCGCGTACCTCCTCACGCCCCCCGAACTCCTCACCGCGTTCGAGGAGCAGGGACTCGCGGTGTTCGAGACGGCAACTATCCCGGTGGAGCTCACTCTCGCGCTGCTCGTGATTCGCGTGCTCAGCGCCGCCGACGCCTACTTCCTCACGGCCGCGCAGACCGCAGACCGCGAGACGGCGCTCGCTGACGCCGTCCCCACTCCGGGACGCACGGAGACCGAAACGGACGCCGCGGCGGGCGCGGAGGCCGCCGCGACCTGTCCGAACTGCGGGCGCGAAATCGACGACGACCTCGACTTCTGTCCGTGGTGTACGTACGAGTTCGAGAACGGGGAGTAG